Within Anopheles ziemanni chromosome 2, idAnoZiCoDA_A2_x.2, whole genome shotgun sequence, the genomic segment CTATCTGATTCATACATGTCAGCGTAATTGCACCCTCTGAAATAACTCGGATGAAAAATTCGACCTCCTGCTGTGCTTCCCGAGTATACGGCACTAAAACGTACTTGCCAGCTGACAGCGACTTGTTGAAAATCCTTTCGCGATCCGCAACAGAAGAAGTATTGTTGATGGCTTTGTTGTTATCAAAGAAACTTTTTGGCAGTGGGCGCTGCGTTAGATCCATATCTTCTGGCACCGGGAAGATGGCGAGTGCAATGGAAAGATCATCTCTACCCAAAGCACGACTGTTCTTTTGCATTAAACCTACAATTGTGTTAAAGCGCTTCCCGGATTTGATTGAGTTTTTATTGCGAACCTCATTGGACATGTGATTTTCCAGGGTAATAAGATATTGAGGATTCATGTAGAAAGTTTCCTCATCCGAGCCACCAGCCGTGCGGTCACGAATCCACTTGCCATGCTGGCAGACCGTTGTCCAGGATGATTTTTCCTTGCTCCGCGATTCAGCAAAGCCGTTAGGTGACTGATAACATATCGAAATGTCATCAAAATATTCGACAAAGTCCTTGATATCCATCCAAAACTCGCCGTCTTCTTTCACTACGTTGAGCTTTCTAATCTTCTCGTCACTCACTATTTTCCAATTATCGGATTTGTCACTCCAGTCTCCGTTCCATTCCTTTTTACCCCAAGGGTTACGAATACAAATAAGCTCCACATCGTGTTGGATCGACTTTACAATCTTCGTGACGGTATACTCGTGTCCGCCGGAAATATTAACTTTCTCCAATTCTGGTAGTTTTCTGGTACCAGTTGTTATCAAACACTTCTGTTGTAGGGATCGTTCAACCATGGTGAATAACTTCTTTGGAGTTATCTTTTTTAGTTTGTAATAGTTTTTCAACCCACCAGTAAGATCGACCATTCCATCTTCTCCAAACCCGCCTACCAACGCTTCGTACGAACCGTGGAGCTTAGCATACGCTTTTTCCAGCAGAGCAAACCAAAACTCGTTTTCCGTGGAAGTTTGTCCATACTGCAATTCGTCATCTCCGTCTACAGGCAAACGATCGTCAACTACAATTGTTACCCATTTGCCATACTGCCAAAAGCGAAAATAATACTTCCCCTCGTAGTCGTCGGCATCAAACTCCACATTGTCCTTGGGAACAACTTTCACAAACAGCTCTGGAACAGTGGCAAGACTGGCGCACGAGGCTAAAAACCAACAGTCGCCTAGACCTCCCTGCCGAACATCGAAACGGGAAAACCCATCTACGACAAACTTCGGGTTGGCCATAATTTCCTTCGGCCTTTTCCATTCTAGCTCTTCTTTGCCACTATCACCCTTACTCCGATACAAAGAGGAAGTATTTGCCGGAAAATCAGGATCTTCGAACAGTTCCTTTTCGATCGGCAATTCGTTTGAGATGGGCTCAACATCTTCATTGTgctatggaaaaataaaaaataataattccagtcgagaaacaaatacacacaaatGTGTGTacctttttgaaacaaaccttTTTGGACACAACGTcttcagtggaaacgtttgGAAAATCGTGCTCGTTGGAAAAGCttattccattttcttcctgGATGATTTCGTCACGGTAAACCATTTTGAGGCGGTCGTACTGGTTGCTTCAAAAGATAGTTAGATGTAAACGAACACTTGCAGAACCTGAGCGGCTACTGATAAATTGTGTCCGACGCGAGCGGCTTTTTATATAAAACTTGACGCCACGGACAACCTTTAATTGAAGAGCAACTCTACTGGACGAACCGGGGTTACCAATActagacttataataaaactATAGCAAATCTCTACAAGTATAATGAAGGATCTTGTCCACCTTCTCAGACCTTAATCTTGGATATCGGGCAATTACTAGAAGATTTGTAGTTTAATTGACTTATACATATAGAATTTATATGTCAATGTAACTATTCAAATGGCTTGATCAGTTCCATGACTTCAACTCTGTACTCTAACAAGTTGTTCAACCATGAATTTGAGATGACCGTTCAGTACGAACAACTTCATCTGTCAGATTTTAGAGGCTACGCACTAAATTTACGAACTAGCTTTCAAACGCGAGTGTCATCTTAAGCATCTATAAAAGCTTTTATACCACGTTTCTTGAATGGGAAATGGCAAGTTCTCGTTTGCCCTTGTTTGAAATACAGTTTGAATGACCTACAGGCTCGTGTAATTATAAATGTAAGATATAAAGAAAATTTGGacaatttgtttttggcagtgggcaaaaaaaaacataaagacGTTAAACATGTTAcatttgtttaacattttctGACTCCAGTTAAGTAAAAAATGCCCCTTTTCGAACCATTAATATCGAGATTTGATCCCAGACCTGTGGCGTTGTGCTTCCTGCCTATACATTAGGCCAATTTACAAAactaatttcatatttttaagacCTTGAAGATGTGGAGTTCAAAATTTTCCAGAGGTTGTTTCCGTCCTGTGCtttgttccgtttttccgTGCGCTAGCATTTCAAAGCGTTGTACGGGATACgtactcgttttttttatctctaaattattgttttttatctTTGAGCCCGATTGCTGGCGTCATTTGCAATCGCAAagatattgtttttattttttaaagatgttcTAGCCATCGCAAAaatatggttttaatttttaaatgttgcttaACATACTAGCTTTCTAGCACATACTATTTTCTGGATttacattcttcttcttggcgtaacgacctcttggtcatgcctgcccgttaagggcttacgagacttgtttccctgttgtagtacgtggatagtcagtcctctcgtacaggggagggtccggtctcggttgggattcgatcccacgccgtcgaggtggtgagccccggcgctcatgagccgattttctaaccggcgctaccgctcggctgtcgcggacccccctgGTTTTACATTacatattttgaataaattaaggcTGAAAAATACTTAATTTCGACCTTTTTGGCTCAATAACGGATCCAACGATTGGTTAAAACAACTGCGAAGAATCTAAATTCTAATCAAACCTTAACAGGTTAACGCAGTCAGCGCTAATcgaaaataaacgaaagaatgataaaaataaagatatcaTTGGACAGAAAATTGTTGAACCATCAAAACAAGGGAAATGTGTGGAAAACTTGCTTATAATGGGGTAATTCTAATTTCTGTTTAATCCAAACAAGTCTCACCTTCAGACCAAAAGTGCATTAATGACCAGTAATTCTTTCCAAGAGCAACAATCTTTGTTAACGATCAGTTTTGGCTCAAAAAGCAAGCTCTCATTTCTCTGGCAACCATCATCCATCGTCGAAAGCCAATTGCTTTAAATATTCTAAACTTTTCTCGTGACCCAAGGCTGCAGCAAATAATCCACAACGGAGGGTCTAACGCAGCCTCGATGGCAAACCGGTCAACAGTCCGCGTCGAGAACGACAGTCGAGAAGACGTGTCTCGGTTGACCCGATCTAACAGTGCTCGCAGAGGCAAGGAAAGAGATGGCAACGAACGTCGGTAAACAGCCGGCAATGGTGAACATAAACATTGAAGGCAGTCCCTTGGATTCTCCGGATGTCGTGGAACGGGAAACCCTCACCGTGAACACAGGCAGAGGGCGTCGGTTGAACcctggaaatgggaaaaagaacGATGGCCGAAGTCGTTCGAACAGTGTGAGTATGCGTTTGCAGATGTTCGTTCTACGAAACCAGTTATGTTTCCATGTCTCTTTCGGTGCGCCTATTCCGATGCTTCCTATTGAGCCATTGAAAGCAGTATTTCTAATGTTTGTTCAAGAGCATGGTGCATTCGTACCCTCAATTGTAGGTTGACTGCATATGCATTTTTATCGTTCGTTGCATTCCGAAGCAGTTTGCTGTGATAAGTGTGTCGTCTCAACGAAAATAGTTGATAAAGAACCATGAGCTTCTGCTATGCTCGATCTCACATTAAAACGCATGATAAGTCGCCTCAACTGCTCTTTATTTACGTTCATCGAGAGTAGCTGCGGTTATTAGTTTTGCATTTACGTTCCTTATGTATCATGGTGGTCAGAAACAAAACACGTTGGTGAATTGAATAATTAGTTTCAGGGTTGGATAGAAATAATTTATCTAAACTCTAAAAACCGTGTAGCTAAAAATGTTTTGATCGGCCTTGCATATGGATGCGGATATGGTTTGTTCACACTTTTTAACGTCACTACAGCAATTGCCTACCCGAGATAATGTTAGCAGCTTTATATCTAAATAACTTTTACAAGAATTATCGACATAAAACATTTTGACCGCCTAAGGAAATTTACTTAGCATCGATTTaaagagggaaggaaaagttaaacaaaatgtGTAAGTTGTAACATCTATAACTTGCTTACCCTGGTAGCCCATACAGTGTGGATGTAAGTTTGCATTTGTCTGTACTCCGATGTAAAATGTATGGCCACAGGTAAGTGGTTGCTGCACCTGCAAGGTGAAATTTGTTAAACCAAATAGATCCTACATGGAAAGATGTATGGTTTAAAATCTGCCGTAAAATACGTGATCCACCAAATGGGGTAGGTAACTTTAGTTTAGGATGTAAAAGGTAAAACATAACtgtagggattgagccgagatagaaatgaaataattgaacgAAACGGACGGATGAATGAGTGAAATTATTCGCAAGCTAGATGGCATTGAAATTTGGATGAACTATAGCCTACTTGAACGGAAATGGATCTGCGTTTGgaacaaaggaagaaaaagcatATATACTGTAACGAGAACAAACGAAGAGCAGTCTTGTGATAGAAGTTGACTTGAGCGGTtgagattaaaaaaagaaaaaaagatgcgAGAAACAGATTGTCGAAtttagaatttaaaataaattatagaaATGTTTCGCAGAGATCACGACAATAACGTATTTCTTTCCTTGCAAACTGGAACGAACATTTTTCCCACGATAgtaaatttcattcaaaaaggCCAATATTCACAATGcatggtaaaataaattaattgaatacCCGCCACGATCGAATCTGTAACGAACGAAGCTCGTCATTTACccgagaaaaagagaaagaaagcaacACGTGACATAATAGAATTCTCTTTCCCCGAGCCTTATTGAGTGCATTTGATCACCATATCTTAAGCAATAGTCAGCTGTAAGGTTGTAGCTAAAATTCAATCGAGTTTCGAATGTGAGAAGAAAGCAATACTTTCACCACAATAAACGCTTTACCTTTCATTGAGGATAACTAGAAAACTAGATTCGACAATGCAGAATGCAATCGATGCAAATACTACATtgatctgtttttattttcaaagcgATCTCCAGGCCGACGAGGTAAACGAGACTCCGAGAAACCTCGTACTGATGCAGTTCCATTGCTAACCGCACCCGCCGAGGCTGATTTGCCACCCCGAAAACCAACCGTAGAGTTTGACGAGGAAGACAATCACGATATCGATGGTGGCGCCCTGGATCCGGAAGCGAAGGGTAAAGACGTTGAGAATGGCCGTCGACGCTGGTGGCGCCGTAACCCGCCGCCAATCATCCCGTTCGCTCAAGTAATCGACCCAGACGGCACGGTAAGTGCAATTAAATCAAACCGAAGTGTTTTACATGCAGCGTTACCATGCGTTACGCCTACGATCGATGTTCCTGAATGTAGGCAACACTTGCTGCAGTCAACCAGACCGTTATGATTCCGTTGATATTTTGAACAGTTTGTTCTACATTCACTGCGTAAACAAATAGGACAGATATAAATGAATCATATGTACCGTGATTTGCTCATTACTAAATCTACTTTAATGCAGGTCCATGTAACTGAAGATGGTCATGTCGTTCCGGATGTAAATGTGTTCcagcagaagaaaaatctCGCTCAAGGAATGATGGATCTCGCGCTGCTGTCGGCCAATGCCAACCAGTTGCGGTACGTGCTGGAAACGTACAAGCGCCACCCGTTTTTCTACGTCAACTTTACCTTCATCGTAATGAGCATCGTCGTACAGGTGGCCGTCGGCATCATGTTAATCTGGAAGAGTCGGTATAACATTAAAAACGAGAATGACTTCTATAAGGCAAATCAGATCAATAACTTTGTCACTATCGGCATTTTCATCATCACGATCGTTAACGTACTGTCTTCGGCCTTTGCTGCTGCCGAGCCACCAGCAGGTCCACCAGTAGTGTGATAGGACTATAGGTTAGAACTTGAATTATTTAGGCAGTTCATTTTTCAGGAAGCACATTTACATCTTCTTCGTTCAACGAACATATTCGATCAAAGCAAAGCATGTGTAcaataaaccattttaaaccGCAGATATGGATGACGTGTAGCCATTGAAAGCCGATTTGTTATTGGCTCACTCGGCACATATTTACAGAATTTGAAACATTAGTGTTAACCTGCATAGAacaaaatatacattttttataCATATCCTATATGTTATACATAACATAATTTAGTTAATTTCTTCTACTTTCCGATTGATTCCAATCCGAAAAGCTACCAATTGTTTGATATCCTACCTGGCGATCCTACCAGATTCAAATCGGAAAAATATCCATCTCGCACAAAGTGTATAGCGATACTGCATGAATGACGCTGCACTGGCCCTCGCGGATGCCGGTGCCTTTGTAGATTGATGCAACCGAAATGCCCATATGTGTGGCGAAATGCTGAGTTATTTTCTTCACGAGAAGACAGATACCCCTGGATTTCGCATACTCCATCGAAGGAACGGCCGTCGACCGAACGAACTACGAATGAGACCTAGGAGTTCTGTTGGATAGCCGGCTCCGGCAAAAAGCCTAACATTTACACCACAACATTCATGTAAACCTCGAgtttgatgaaaataataatgaagtaCGAAATATATGtctgaaaaaaaacgaatgaaagtcATAAAACTCTGTTCGAAGTTACAGGAGCATCAATAATCCTTCTTGAatctaacaaaacaaatcagctaaaaattaatttgatgcTATCGAACTAAAGGTAGACACTGGGGGAAAGAGAGCAAGAACGAAAAGGTACATTAGAGAGCAGCACATCATGTGAGAGATTGTTGTGAGAACATTTCCGTTGGCTAAGCGTGCGCGCACAGCTCGTACCACGAACCATCAGTCTGTGTAAGATCGCCGAAGAGATCGTTAGTGGCTAGCGTGTGTTCCATCGGAAAGGAGTTGGACCGCTCTCGTTTCTTTCGTGCGGATcaagcaagaaaaaataaaaccaagcgAGGTGAAAACGTGCCACGACAAGCATggattaaaatcaaacaagatCTAGCAGTCGGTTGGGGAATCAAAAACACAGTTCggttcttttaaaaaatacatttcgAATACAAACAGCTGACACCGGGCTGGCAGTGACTTCAAGTGGCATCTAAAGGGAGATATGTGTGTGTCGCAGATGGTCTATTTTATGTTTCTCACAACACTCGCACTCAGTGCTCaataacgaaaataaaacgggAAGATAAAAATGTAGAAAAGACCCGCCGAAGCTGGGGCTACAATCGGTGAAAGAAGTATTGCATCGACGACGGGTGTGCTGGCGACAAGCTTCTTCATTGACCCCGTGACAACCAATGCCATGGGCGGCCGGGATCGTGCTATTACGTGAGCTGCAAATTCGAGCTGCAGAAAGTGATTTGaggcaaaacgaaaaatagcAATTGTGTGGCAAACCAAAATCGGAAATGAAAATCATCCCTTTGTGTGGCTTGTGCAACGTGTAGTGGATGAAGGTAATCGGGAAGATATCGATTACCCATAGCTAGTGTTACCGTAAATTAAACCACTCGCCAATGAGGTAGCAGTTTAAACGCCCCCAGGAGCTTAAATACATTAGTGAGCGATAGTTCCTtccgaaggagaaaaaaaacccgcacaCCAGCAAAAGACAACGGTTACGCCATCATCTTTAAAGACAACACTTATcttccaaaggaaaaacataatgTATAAGGTGGACGAAAACTATCCCATACAAGGTAAGCGAGAGTGTTCGGAAATGTATTTAATGCaaatggaaaagtaaacatattCCTACGGCGAACCAGTGGGatacattttaattcattACATTTAACTGAAAAATTATAGACTATTAAAGAGAACCGGTGGATAATGccagttacttttttttaaataaagaagtAATCTAGTGCAAGACAAAATATTGAGTCATGGATAAAATGAACTTTTCAAACTTGAATTGATAGCAAGTAgctaaacattaaaacatgtaTTTGAATTTCGCTAAAAGCACTGCAAACTAACTAACTAACTAACTAACTAACTAACAAACTAACTAACTAAAAGAATTTTAATAATGTTAAGTTCATGATTGCCTATCAACCTATCAACGGTACAGTAAACATTTTCATGTGCTgaacgaaaataattttccattcatCAATGAAGCATTTTCCACAGTAAAAAAGATCTTTTCACGCCTTCCCAAAAAGGGCCAAGAATGATGCCGCATTTGTGTTGATGGCTCATTTTCGCACCGATTCACCGTCCGGCAATGGACCATTTCCGCGTGCTATGTAAGGCGTACGTTTCTCCTGCTTTCCTTTGTGTCTTTCCCCCCCGTCTTTGTCTTAAGACACGAATTTCGGTTCCATTTGGTCTCGATCGGATCGCCGACAGTCTATCTTTCGGTACGTGCTGCGTTTTCCACCCAGTTCCACACCCGAGGGTGCTGTGCAGCGTGCTGGAGTTACTTCCCGGCGTTCCCGCTCTCGATCGCGTTTGGCGGCGAATGACGGCAGCCATTGCGGCAGCTTTACGACGCCGTTACCGCAGACTCAATTAGTAAACAATGTAGCTCGTTTATTTTCCTGCCAGCCGGAGCCAAGCCGGGTAGAGATGCTCGcacttggtggtggtgttggtggtggtggtttgtaGTGGTGGTATTGGCCAGTGTCCTTCTCCCCCTTTACCCCTAGTCCTGGCTGGTGCCGATTTGTGTTTTACTTTGCTTCttcttgttttggtttcgtttgccATATTTTAACACCATTCTGCACATGCCACACCATGGACGACTTCGGAGTGGAAAACTGGCGCAAAAAGGGACAACATGGCCGGCGGCAATTAGAGTGACCACGGGGTTGACGTCAAGCCTGTCATGCCAGCTGCCgtccgtgtgcgtgtgtgtgtgtacgaagTACGAAGATCGTTTGACAATAGACTATGCAGTGGAAAAGGATGGGAAATTGCAAACCTCTCCCCCAGCTTTACGCTATCGGAAAAATCCGTACCAACACGAAGTGAAATCgaaccgaaacggaacggaacgatcTCCTCCCAGCACCAGGCGAGGGCACATTTATCACTCGTACTCGAGGTGCTGgcggggtgggaaaaagggTGAAATGTTTACGGTGGGCAGTTTGACTCGGGTGTTTGAAAGGAGCATCAGCCCACGTCAGCCCGCGCTCCACTGCCAAATAGCATGGTGGGGTAAAGAAGAATGGATGATGAGCTCGGTAGTTTACAACCCACGCTCCAGGTGTTGCGGGTTGCGCACTGacgaccatgcgcctccattcggGAAGGCGTTTGATTGATGCACCAACCGAGGTTAGCGAAGCGTTCGGGAGCATCAACCTGCAGTGCTTGTTCGTGGAAGTTTATTTCTCCGTTTCGTGGTCTTGGTATGATCGAATTGATGAATTGGCTAATCAATCAACTTTCCCCCGTTGATTAACGGCCCGGTCGGAGTCAGTTACGGTGAACCGCAAAATTAATGGGACAAACAAACTTGAAAAGGGGATGATTTACCGTGTAAAGAGAACCGGGCAACTCGTTTAACTTCATACATATCAATGGGAGCTAATATTATCTACGTCAATATGAATTACTGATCTTGGCTGGAAGGAGAACATGagcaaagagagagagagagagagagagagagagagagagagagagagaagaaaaaaattcttagagaaacgaaaattaatttaaagatTAGGttcaaaaagtttgtttataGGAATATAACGATTTATCAAACAGATAGTATACGAACATTCATCATTTGGTAATATTAAATAATCATGGACTCAAGCGTTTTTTTAAGTTGTCTCCACATCCACGGAATACAACTTTGCTAAGTAATGCAACAGAATACGCAATAAACATTctgtatcattttttttttaaatcaaattccgTTTACTCGTAGTTTTTAAAGTACAGTTTAACTGGAtttaacttcttcttcttcttcttgttggcgtaacgacctcttggtcatgcctgcccgttaagggcttacgagacttgtttccctgttgtacgtggatagtcagtcctctcgtacaggggagggtccggtctcggttgggattcgaacctacgccgtcgaggtggtgagtccCGACGTTCaagggccgattttctaaccggcgctaccgctcggctgtcgcggaccccccctGGAACTGGATTTAACAATaaggaacataaaaaacagTAACATTTACCTTCCCATTCCGTAATAAATAAGGGCtccaaaattattgttttccaaacaagttGTACTAATTTTCCTGGATTGCTTAAGAATTTATTAGGTATGCTATGTTTTCCTTAAGGTCATCCATTTTCTATTTGTCATCACTCCAAAATGCATTGGTTTTTGAGAGGTCTATGAGGCCAATGCATTGATTTATGAGTAATTTTgcagttctgtttgaaatatgcttcaaaaataagtcacaGCTAAAATATATTCAGTCATTTCCAAGTACTACCACTACTATATGAAcgcgataccacaactataggaaccatatcGGCATTATAGGAACAAAcaactaggaagaaaaatacgcttttttcgtgagttttttatggtttacggtgcaaaaagatgtttttcagaataAAATCCATGTTTCGATCAGAATAATTACACCACATTGTTAGTTACATGACTAACTGCGCAACTATTGGTGCAGTTACCCTAGTACGGTGATATGCTAGTTTGAGGTACACAAAGCATCTAACATTTAGCAATCATTagcattatttaaaacatgtttaatatATAAATAACTTTTAAACCAATATATAACACTCAATATAAACAGAAATACAGATAGCTTTCTAGCCTCGTCTGTCGAGTAGTTATGTTCAAATAAACACTTTTTGTACCGTGTACTGATGTCTTGTTCAAGCTGATCGAGAGGATCACAAACTTCATAATCGTAGATTGATTGGTGTAACACCAAATTTTATCCTTTTCTGTGTTATTGCATTCCAATTTCAAGATCGACGTGGGTCGCAAAATCGATAGAATGCAGCATCAAATTATATCACCCCAAAAACAACCAGCCCGTAACGAGCTTCACCATCAACGCCAGCGCGTGATTTACACCCGGTTGTTAACCgcgaataaacaaaattctTCTCTAGAAAAGGAAGGATCTTTGGTGTGGGGGAGAGGGATCATCTTCTAAATGCACCAGCTTGCAGGAACGGCAGCGGTAGCGGAATGCCAAAAAATTCccgaaaatcaaacacaaacaccgtGCTTCGAGCAGTTGTCAAgcctaataaaaataattctccCCATCCCAGAAACACCCATAATGTGGCCTATTTGtcaatgaaaatatttgccaGCGATAAATCAAATCTCTCCCATCGGGATGGTGTGATGGGCAGCGGAGGGCGGGACTGTTGATCGTTATGATCACGATCGAATGATCGGGCACCGCGAGGAACGAAATTTTCCCGTCTTTTTGCTGGGCGACGTAATGACCAGCGTTAATTCCATCGTGAGCCAAGGgacgagagagaaaaaaataccatACGATCTTCCGCCTTCCCGAGCCGAGCCGGTTATTAGTACTTTGGCATAGTGTCAACTAAAATTAGAATTGAAATGTCTCACTCTTCGACTCGTGAGGAGTTTTTCTTCCTGGGTGAGTTTCCTACCGCTTTTCCTCGGGTACGATTCTGTCAAGTTGCGTACATTGATCGGCACGTTCACGTAGGCTTCTGTTGTGTAACAAAGTCGGGTAGACACGATCAAGCACAAAAATCctcatttaaacaaaaaccactccGACACACCGAAGGACGTCGGATAAGGGAAAACATGAAGGACTGTAACTATTAAACGCTAGCGGAAAACTATTTCTTCCtcaacaaccaaaaaaaaaatacccacGTTGAAGTGTGACGTGCGCTCGGGTACGG encodes:
- the LOC131294095 gene encoding calpain-A-like produces the protein MVYRDEIIQEENGISFSNEHDFPNVSTEDVVSKKHNEDVEPISNELPIEKELFEDPDFPANTSSLYRSKGDSGKEELEWKRPKEIMANPKFVVDGFSRFDVRQGGLGDCWFLASCASLATVPELFVKVVPKDNVEFDADDYEGKYYFRFWQYGKWVTIVVDDRLPVDGDDELQYGQTSTENEFWFALLEKAYAKLHGSYEALVGGFGEDGMVDLTGGLKNYYKLKKITPKKLFTMVERSLQQKCLITTGTRKLPELEKVNISGGHEYTVTKIVKSIQHDVELICIRNPWGKKEWNGDWSDKSDNWKIVSDEKIRKLNVVKEDGEFWMDIKDFVEYFDDISICYQSPNGFAESRSKEKSSWTTVCQHGKWIRDRTAGGSDEETFYMNPQYLITLENHMSNEVRNKNSIKSGKRFNTIVGLMQKNSRALGRDDLSIALAIFPVPEDMDLTQRPLPKSFFDNNKAINNTSSVADRERIFNKSLSAGKYVLVPYTREAQQEVEFFIRVISEGAITLTCMNQIDEA
- the LOC131294096 gene encoding ninjurin-A-like produces the protein MATNVGKQPAMVNINIEGSPLDSPDVVERETLTVNTGRGRRLNPGNGKKNDGRSRSNSRSPGRRGKRDSEKPRTDAVPLLTAPAEADLPPRKPTVEFDEEDNHDIDGGALDPEAKGKDVENGRRRWWRRNPPPIIPFAQVIDPDGTVHVTEDGHVVPDVNVFQQKKNLAQGMMDLALLSANANQLRYVLETYKRHPFFYVNFTFIVMSIVVQVAVGIMLIWKSRYNIKNENDFYKANQINNFVTIGIFIITIVNVLSSAFAAAEPPAGPPVV